A region from the Branchiostoma lanceolatum isolate klBraLanc5 chromosome 2, klBraLanc5.hap2, whole genome shotgun sequence genome encodes:
- the LOC136427674 gene encoding DNA-binding protein inhibitor ID-2-A-like: MKPQSPMSALPASEAALRKLHDPIPMKALKTALPSSSGLQSLYNMDMNDCYSKLRELVPTIPSNKKMSRIEILQHVIDYIQDLQTALDGHPGVQALSLSVGMAAETSPTGRDRKPLGALALTQDGNNRQTHTQTLLSDKPETVLPTTRVC, translated from the exons ATGAAGCCGCAGAGCCCGATGTCCGCGCTGCCTGCCAGCGAAGCCGCCCTTCGGAAGCTTCACGATCCCATCCCGATGAAGGCGTTAAAGACGGCCCTTCCCAGCTCGTCCGGCTTACAGTCGCTGTACAACATGGACATGAACGACTGTTACTCCAAGTTGAGGGAACTCGTGCCGACAATTCCTAGCAACAAGAAGATGTCGAGAATAGAGATCCTCCAGCATGTAATAGACTATATCCAGGACTTGCAGACGGCGTTGGATGGACATCCGGGAGTGCAAGCCTTGTCGCTGTCTGTAGGGATGGCGGCGGAGACGAGCCCGACCGGCCGGGACAGAAAACCTCTCGGCGCCCTCGCACTCACACAAGACGGCaacaacagacaaacacacacacag ACGTTGCTCTCAGATAAACCAGAGACAGTTCTACCCACCACAAGAGTGTGCTAG
- the LOC136427675 gene encoding acid sphingomyelinase-like phosphodiesterase 3b isoform X1 — protein MDQTGEIVEKPSLTEEQAIHLVERLYGFKVERLRPLNSYDDLNFHVIVDGDTSRPHGYTLKVTNGTDSMNEGWFWQVTDFHYDPRYSTAGVPGAMCHESGGRQDGSPGVWGDYLCDAPWALINSSVYAMRQIEPNPDFILWTGDDTPHVPNEELGQQVVINIIGNLTSLLKEVFPTKRVYAALGNHDYHPKNQLPPDGSDIYDAVAEFWRDWMDDDTASNVFKQGGYYAVSAAPHLRIVSVNTNLHYRSNLVTKDMEDPAGHFAWLDRVLSDAQTNSEMVFLVGHLPPGFFELKRSQYWMYPNFNERYNELVRKHSAVIAGQFFGHHHTDSFRVFYDDEGSAVSSMFLCPAVTPWKTTLPGISGFGANNPGVRLYKYDRQTLQIKDVVQYYTNLTEANLSGRPVWQEAYSLTGNFGLADGGTDSLHRLAASFTGPDASQFRRYHQYNTLSYDPTETCDTDCWVDHVCSIIAVGHDDYDVCVRDKITGGASESKQIRTVMMVLICLFTVLLTV, from the exons ATGGACCAAACAGGGGAGATTGTTGAGAAACCGAGCCTGACAGAGGAACAAGCGATACACCTCGTAGAACGACTTTACGGGTTCAAAGTTGAACGTCTGAGACCACTGAACAGTTACGATGACTTGAACTTCCATGTAATAGTTGACGGCGACACCTCTCGGCCCCATGGCTACACATTGAAGGTTACCAATGGTACTGACTCAATGAATGAAG GCTGGTTTTGGCAGGTGACAGATTTCCACTATGATCCCCGCTACTCCACCGCCGGGGTCCCGGGCGCGATGTGCCACGAGTCGGGCGGGCGGCAGGACGGCTCCCCGGGGGTGTGGGGAGACTACCTGTGTGACGCCCCCTGGGCGCTAATCAACTCTTCAGTGTACGCCATGAGACAGATAGAACCCAACCCTGACTTCATACTGTGGACAGG GGATGACACCCCGCATGTGCCAAACGAAGAGCTCGGACAGCAGGTTGTCATCAACATCATCGGTAACCTGACGTCACTACTGAAGGAGGTCTTTCCGACCAAGAGGGTGTACGCAGCCCTCGGTAACCATGACTACCACCCTAAGAACCAGTTACCGCCCGACGGGAGTGACATCTACGATGCCGTCGCCGAGTTCTGGCGGGACTGGATGGATGACGACACGGCCAGCAACGTCTTCAAGCAAG GTGGTTACTACGCGGTATCCGCTGCTCCTCACCTGCGTATTGTTAGCGTGAACACCAACCTCCACTACAGGTCTAACCTGGTGACAAAAGACATGGAGGATCCGGCCGGACACTTCGCCTGGCTGGACAGGGTGCTCAGCGACGCACAAACCAACTCAGAAATG GTTTTCCTTGTCGGGCATCTGCCACCTGGATTCTTCGAGTTGAAGAGAAGCCAGTATTGGATGTACCCGAACTTTAACGAGCGCTACAACGAACTCGTTCGGAAGCATTCGGCAGTCATCGCGGGACAGTTCTTCGGCCACCACCACACGGACAGTTTCCGTGTCTTCTACGACGATGAAG GATCAGCCGTTAGCTCGATGTTCCTGTGTCCTGCCGTGACCCCGTGGAAGACGACCCTGCCCGGCATAAGCGGGTTCGGCGCCAACAACCCTGGTGTCAGGCTGTACAAGTACGACAGACAGACGCTACAAATTAAG GACGTGGTTCAGTACTACACCAACCTCACGGAAGCCAACCTGAGCGGCAGGCCGGTGTGGCAGGAGGCCTACTCGCTCACCGGCAACTTCGGACTGGCTGACGGCGGAACAGACTCCCTTCACCGCCTGGCCGCCTCCTTCACCGGCCCCGACGCGTCGCAGTTCCGCAGATATCACCAGTATAACACGTTGAGCTATGACCCGACTGAGACCTGTGATACTGACTGTTGGGTGGATCATGTCTGTTCTATTATTGCTGTCGGACATGACGATTACGACGTGTGCGTCAGGGACAAAATCACAGGGGGCGCTTCTGAGAGCAAACAGATCCGGACGGTCATGATGGTGTTGATCTGCCTCTTTACTGTTCTATTAACAGTGTAG
- the LOC136427676 gene encoding hydroxylysine kinase-like, whose protein sequence is MNVLVEEESTHPGKYRICGLLDFGDVVLNPHVFDLAIALMHVMSVVTDPIAFGGHFLAGFESVRALTPTEWDVLYYCVVARASQSYVLGHYTASIHPQNTEYLMVTAGSVWKFIDMWWGTPKEEIYKQWRDIQTVIRNQPS, encoded by the exons ATGAATGTCCTTGTTGAAGAAGAATCCACACATCCGGGCAAGTACAGGATCTGTGGGCTCCTGGACTTCGGTGACGTCGTCTTGAACCCACACGTGTTTGACCTTGCCATCGCCCTGATGCATGTGATGTCTGTAGTGACAGATCCAATCGCATTTGGGGGACACTTTTTGGCTG GATTTGAAAGTGTTCGTGCCCTGACACCCACCGAGTGGGATGTCCTGTACTACTGTGTTGTTGCCAGGGCCTCGCAGTCCTACGTTTTGGGGCACTACACCGCCAGCATCCATCCTCAGAACACAGAATACCTCATGGTTACAGCGGGAAGTGTCTGGAAGTTCATCGACATGTGGTGGGGAACACCGAAAGAGGAGATCTACAAACAGTGGAGGGATATTCAGACCGTTATCCGGAATCAGCCTAGCTAA
- the LOC136427675 gene encoding acid sphingomyelinase-like phosphodiesterase 3b isoform X2, translating to MFLLLMVFVCAQSAAGEDGWFWQVTDFHYDPRYSTAGVPGAMCHESGGRQDGSPGVWGDYLCDAPWALINSSVYAMRQIEPNPDFILWTGDDTPHVPNEELGQQVVINIIGNLTSLLKEVFPTKRVYAALGNHDYHPKNQLPPDGSDIYDAVAEFWRDWMDDDTASNVFKQGGYYAVSAAPHLRIVSVNTNLHYRSNLVTKDMEDPAGHFAWLDRVLSDAQTNSEMVFLVGHLPPGFFELKRSQYWMYPNFNERYNELVRKHSAVIAGQFFGHHHTDSFRVFYDDEGSAVSSMFLCPAVTPWKTTLPGISGFGANNPGVRLYKYDRQTLQIKDVVQYYTNLTEANLSGRPVWQEAYSLTGNFGLADGGTDSLHRLAASFTGPDASQFRRYHQYNTLSYDPTETCDTDCWVDHVCSIIAVGHDDYDVCVRDKITGGASESKQIRTVMMVLICLFTVLLTV from the exons ATGTTTCTCCTGCTTATGGTGTTTGTGTGCGCCCAGAGTGCGGCTGGGGAGGACG GCTGGTTTTGGCAGGTGACAGATTTCCACTATGATCCCCGCTACTCCACCGCCGGGGTCCCGGGCGCGATGTGCCACGAGTCGGGCGGGCGGCAGGACGGCTCCCCGGGGGTGTGGGGAGACTACCTGTGTGACGCCCCCTGGGCGCTAATCAACTCTTCAGTGTACGCCATGAGACAGATAGAACCCAACCCTGACTTCATACTGTGGACAGG GGATGACACCCCGCATGTGCCAAACGAAGAGCTCGGACAGCAGGTTGTCATCAACATCATCGGTAACCTGACGTCACTACTGAAGGAGGTCTTTCCGACCAAGAGGGTGTACGCAGCCCTCGGTAACCATGACTACCACCCTAAGAACCAGTTACCGCCCGACGGGAGTGACATCTACGATGCCGTCGCCGAGTTCTGGCGGGACTGGATGGATGACGACACGGCCAGCAACGTCTTCAAGCAAG GTGGTTACTACGCGGTATCCGCTGCTCCTCACCTGCGTATTGTTAGCGTGAACACCAACCTCCACTACAGGTCTAACCTGGTGACAAAAGACATGGAGGATCCGGCCGGACACTTCGCCTGGCTGGACAGGGTGCTCAGCGACGCACAAACCAACTCAGAAATG GTTTTCCTTGTCGGGCATCTGCCACCTGGATTCTTCGAGTTGAAGAGAAGCCAGTATTGGATGTACCCGAACTTTAACGAGCGCTACAACGAACTCGTTCGGAAGCATTCGGCAGTCATCGCGGGACAGTTCTTCGGCCACCACCACACGGACAGTTTCCGTGTCTTCTACGACGATGAAG GATCAGCCGTTAGCTCGATGTTCCTGTGTCCTGCCGTGACCCCGTGGAAGACGACCCTGCCCGGCATAAGCGGGTTCGGCGCCAACAACCCTGGTGTCAGGCTGTACAAGTACGACAGACAGACGCTACAAATTAAG GACGTGGTTCAGTACTACACCAACCTCACGGAAGCCAACCTGAGCGGCAGGCCGGTGTGGCAGGAGGCCTACTCGCTCACCGGCAACTTCGGACTGGCTGACGGCGGAACAGACTCCCTTCACCGCCTGGCCGCCTCCTTCACCGGCCCCGACGCGTCGCAGTTCCGCAGATATCACCAGTATAACACGTTGAGCTATGACCCGACTGAGACCTGTGATACTGACTGTTGGGTGGATCATGTCTGTTCTATTATTGCTGTCGGACATGACGATTACGACGTGTGCGTCAGGGACAAAATCACAGGGGGCGCTTCTGAGAGCAAACAGATCCGGACGGTCATGATGGTGTTGATCTGCCTCTTTACTGTTCTATTAACAGTGTAG